The DNA sequence TTTTTGTGTAAACATGTTCAAATCGAATATAAGTACAATGTATTGGGAAGGTATCTCACAGTTGGCAGAATCATCTTCCTTACCTCTCATTTACTCAATAAATTATATTTCATAGGATCACTGcttgcagtttctttaatacaaGTTGCTTTCAGAGTTCCTTATGTTATGACCTGCAAAATATAAGCATGCTTCTTAAATTTCTAAGCATTCTCTTCAGTAGCAAAACAATTAAGACTGTTATTGCTAAAGCAAATACAACTTCCTGAGTTGCTTCACTGCATACAGTCTCTTTGGAGAGTTGCATTCATTTGTCCAATTTCAGTgtaatatttaaaaatttgaaaattaaattttgtagcATTGGAGAGGACACTTAATGCAAGAGAAAGAAACATACATGTGTTTTTAATTATCATGAATAATATTTGATCCATTGTAGTACCTAGATCAAAAGGAAAAAAACTCCTGTTAATTATGTTCTTTTCTCTTTCCATTTCAGATCTGGCTGCTAGTTGGGATAGTTGTGTTCGTTTTAGTTGTATGAAGCACAGTGTCACAGTCCATACCACATTTGATGTGGTTTCTCCATACCCTAAATTTCGACCCACTGTAAGCATGAAATGCGATGGTTATGTGTTGTTAAACACAGGAAACTTTCTACACGTTCTGAGTACTTCTTTGGAGTATGTAGGCAACACATATTCGTACGTTAGGCAACAGTCGCCACCTGTTGCTGTAGAGCAGGAAGCTCCAGAGAATTCAGAAGAAAATAATTCATCTGTGAAAATGTCTGTTCAACAGTCAACTTGTGAAACTGCAGAATCTCCTAAAAATAGTATTGTCTCCCCAGAACATTGTTTCAGAGAAAGTACTGGAAGCAATAAGCAAGATGATATAGATTCAGTTATCTGTGCCTCAGATATCGCAATTGGTAACAAGCAACCATGTGAAACAGCTTTAATTGACTCTCAAGTGTTATGCCATCAGATGTTTTCCACCAGTGTAGGAAACTGTGTACTTTTAAATCGTAGCTTAGAAAAATGTGATTCAGACAGTGAACATAAAACAGTAAATATTGCTGTAGTTCGTCAGCAAAATGTAGATGTGATGGAGAATGAAATTCCTGAAGGTGTTCGAAAAGCtgacagatcatttaattcctccagTAACAATTTTGATAAAACTTGTGATTTCAAAGGTTACTGTTCCTCATTCCCAAGTGATATATTTGtgtcattattaaaaaaattcCAAGATGAATGCCAAAGTACTATGAAAGATGCAGACTGTGAGGCTGACTCTAAAAGTCACTCTGCTGCAAATAGTATTGATATTCTTGACGAAGATACGCTGTCAGGTGCAAGTCGTGTTGATATAGTgaatgatttagaaggaaatatatcAACGACCAATAAAGGCAACAAGCGACACactattttcagaaggaacaaGGGTTTGCTGACAAACTCTAATGAAAAAAAGGAGTGCCGAGTGCCAGTTCCTGAAGGGTGTGACGAGAGTTCATTTGTGTGCGTATGTAACACTGATGGCAGGAACACCTGTTCTTGCGTAGATACAGGCCACTCTAATAGCAAAACAAATAATCTTATACAGTTGTCAACAAGTGAGAaacttgtaaaaaatttttgtgataaattgTATTCCTGTAGGGTGACGAGATCTCATACACTAAAGCAGAGAAAAAGTGTCCATCGGCAGAATGAATCTGATCAGTCAGTGAAACGAGATGTAAAGTCAGTTATACCTCAGATTTCAGTTGGGCAACCTAGCAGGGAAAGCATTTCCCCAGAGCAGTCTGATGGGCACAAGCAAAGAGATGTGTCAATAGCAGGTTCACCTCAGGAATTAAATATTAATGTGTCAAGCTGTCCTAGACCCGAAGAAAGTGCCTCAGTTCCTAAAGTTCTTTCACCTGTTCCCAAGAGTTCACAATTAAATGCAGAAtcatcacaaaatgatgaaagtcaGTTAATGcttaacagaaaaagaaaatttgctcAGAGACACAAATCCTTTCCCCCTGGAAGTGTTTTAAAAATCAATAGTCCGTCATCAGTTTTGAATTCCCCCACACTTAGACTTCATAGCAAAGTTGCAGATGAGGCAGAGAAGGCGTATGAATTTAAAGAGGAAACTTTGGAATCTGATTCAGAAAAATTCAGTACCTACAGGCGCCGACGTTTAGCAGACAAGAAATATGAATTTTGTGAAGAATGTGAAGATGAAGAAAACATTGTTCCTTTCCACTTGCACAGACGCCGTGAATCTGATTTTAGGTTGAGGTTATCATCCTCGTTTCTACCATCAGCAGCTCACTTAGTGAACAACAGACGCCATTTTTGTGATAGTCTTTCTGATAATGTAGAAGTTAATGCGGGTGCAAGATCACCATCCAACTCTGTTAATGGCTCACATGCCTTAAGTAATCGCAGCTGGTATTATGAAGCATTTGGAGAAAATGTTGACGCTGTGTCATGTACTGAGACTCCAGGAGCTCCTTACAGTATGGCAAATGGTGAAAATTACGTTCCTCAGAATCATAGTCATCTGGACTCTGACAAAGTAGTACTGAGGCCATTAAATCAAAataaaactgccctaattcaaccTCAGAAAGAGGCTGATAATTTGTCTGATGCTCCTGTGAATAAAAGATCAGAATCTGTGGATACAGTGAAAGACCTATCAGATGATTTACACAGTCTTCAAGAAACTTCCGGCAATCCAAATAGTACATCTGCAAAAAAATACAACCCAGCCAGATGCACTATACAGCTAAAAAGGAGTTTTGTAGAAGTGGATGATGAACTAGTATCTGTAATAACAGATATAGAAGGTAAGTGGTGCAATTTAGCAGTATTACTGTATGTAGTTCTTTATTTTATAAATCGTATTTTTTAAAGTTATACATATTACTGTGTTACCTTTGAGGATTTAAGCAAGGGACACCCCTTCACCCTTTggtatatatttttgtaatgaatgttgtcttttgctttttgacaatgtaactgcaacacaaattttatttaaatatctaCTGCATCTCATGCTGCTACTTGGGTGAACCATCAGGAATGTGTTCATCAAAGACATTCgtgttttcaaatatttgtttgtGATTAAATAATATTTCTGCCACAGAAAACCCTGAGTGAATGTTAATGGCAAGCACACAACGGATTTATACAGTCAACAgcaactatgatgtcttttaagaaatattacatgactgtgaatcccaaccatgagaagttaatcatatACCATTTTGTTGCACTTTGTACTGTGTGTCATTCCCTTTTTCATACCAGTGAAAAACATCTTGAGAAAAGATCTATGACTTATGCTAAGCCTCACTGCCAAATGTTCTCATTTTTTGctacttttatattttattaatggagTATGTGTTCATAATTGACAGAGCAGTTCAGTTGTGTAGGTTTTTACAATTTTAGTGAGATGGCTTTAAAAATGTGGCTTTTATTTAATGTGTGCAGATGATGACTCTGGTGAGAGCCCTGGTTACCACTGTGCACTTCCACTAGAGATTCATGGTGCTGGGTATATGCAGCTTCAGATGATATCAAATTCAAAAGCTGAAAAACTGGTAAATATCTTAATGCATTAACTGTGAAATTAACTGTAATATCTTAAGCAACACTCTTTATTTCTGAACATTTGGCAGTTCATGTTGCTATTACTATGAAAACATGTGAACATAGAATCCATCCAAACTAAAATGTAGGTAGAAGTTTTCATTGTTAAAGATTTCATGTGATGAATGGTTGAAATAATGTCATGATCTGGAATGCTGGAAAAAGTAAGAATAGGAGACAACTAATGGAGTTCTAGAGTTATCGTGGAGAACACATTAATGAGAAACAGAATTTGCCCTAATGCCAGCAATACCTTGATGTGGGCGTAACAAGATATTGAAATTGTTGGGGAGCCGTTCTGTTAAACAGTTCTGTAACTGTCATCCACAATTTACAGATAGTGATGCGAGATGTGTCAAAGGCCCATGTATCGTGCTCGGCAGTGTCTTAAATGTGTTCGGTATGATTGAGGTTAGGTGCTCTGGTTCCATACTGTAATCGAGCAAACATACGCACATGATAATGTAGTAGATTTCTGTATTGAGACAATGGCGGAAAATCAGGGAACCCATTTCAACATCTCTCTCACAAGAGTACGTCAACCACCTGTCCTGTTGTCAAATCTGAATGCTTAGCCTCATGTGATTTTCGAAGCACGCGTGCCCTGCCATAGACTTGGTCCAATGTTTACTATGTCTCtttatgaatgagattttcactctgcagctgagtgtacgctgatatgaagcatcctgccagattaaaactgtgtgccagaccgagactcgaactcgggacctttgcctttcgcgggcaaatgctctactggctgagctacccaagcatgactcacaccccatcctcacagctttacttctgccagtatttcgtctcctacggtagagcacttgtccgcgaaaggcaaaggtcccaagttcgagtctcaatctggcacacagttttaatctgccaggaagtttcatgtctccTTATTTTGAAGACCTTTTGCACACATTGAACATCCAGTGAAGTATACTTTTGCACATACTACTGTCTGTCCTTGTGATGTGT is a window from the Schistocerca americana isolate TAMUIC-IGC-003095 chromosome X, iqSchAmer2.1, whole genome shotgun sequence genome containing:
- the LOC124556371 gene encoding uncharacterized protein LOC124556371, which produces MQKRHTRTNIVEKLLNREIGGSTSVSASCGNLNVRPTLERCLEVNLRSILPASAFKFSHSFLGLSKCGQFLLSYTYTAELDVVSFNTVHKYRLHWWAFVPYQKARKVSEVVLFGDSGPICSPLYICLCQWPLDYSKVVIYGNSYETSQAQQRSYLTITTVPSLNKCQDCLKVAASYEDEDLAASWDSCVRFSCMKHSVTVHTTFDVVSPYPKFRPTVSMKCDGYVLLNTGNFLHVLSTSLEYVGNTYSYVRQQSPPVAVEQEAPENSEENNSSVKMSVQQSTCETAESPKNSIVSPEHCFRESTGSNKQDDIDSVICASDIAIGNKQPCETALIDSQVLCHQMFSTSVGNCVLLNRSLEKCDSDSEHKTVNIAVVRQQNVDVMENEIPEGVRKADRSFNSSSNNFDKTCDFKGYCSSFPSDIFVSLLKKFQDECQSTMKDADCEADSKSHSAANSIDILDEDTLSGASRVDIVNDLEGNISTTNKGNKRHTIFRRNKGLLTNSNEKKECRVPVPEGCDESSFVCVCNTDGRNTCSCVDTGHSNSKTNNLIQLSTSEKLVKNFCDKLYSCRVTRSHTLKQRKSVHRQNESDQSVKRDVKSVIPQISVGQPSRESISPEQSDGHKQRDVSIAGSPQELNINVSSCPRPEESASVPKVLSPVPKSSQLNAESSQNDESQLMLNRKRKFAQRHKSFPPGSVLKINSPSSVLNSPTLRLHSKVADEAEKAYEFKEETLESDSEKFSTYRRRRLADKKYEFCEECEDEENIVPFHLHRRRESDFRLRLSSSFLPSAAHLVNNRRHFCDSLSDNVEVNAGARSPSNSVNGSHALSNRSWYYEAFGENVDAVSCTETPGAPYSMANGENYVPQNHSHLDSDKVVLRPLNQNKTALIQPQKEADNLSDAPVNKRSESVDTVKDLSDDLHSLQETSGNPNSTSAKKYNPARCTIQLKRSFVEVDDELVSVITDIEDDDSGESPGYHCALPLEIHGAGYMQLQMISNSKAEKLMAPCLIVLQKTFDIEHFCHIIAEKLCEESGKKYWFCNDYDVEIIDVCPYSGDAIILALMRIQATVKAKGTITCVRPLQQRKQYQGGVVFSWNVVTGESSIVETRPLVEIIQNERETKLREYKPWNPARGLAAEMRRRMPDLPLHKLVRHSNNTPVLRGKSLVRLTDLENNIELVL